One window of the Insulibacter thermoxylanivorax genome contains the following:
- a CDS encoding polysaccharide deacetylase family protein produces MHYLHEQGYTTLTIDQYFALLDGKEEEVPEKPILITFDDNTDDFVEYVMPILTSYGMTAVQFTVSGWIDRENHMTSDQITAIIQQGIDVENHTVNHLFLSKLSRDEQYTEIAEATKQLRDLTGKTSDVFAYPYGDYNADTMAVLEELGFRGAFIVGGGKSTPKTPRMELPRYVILRHHTLADLIEMIS; encoded by the coding sequence ATGCATTATTTGCACGAGCAGGGATACACGACGCTTACGATTGATCAATACTTTGCCTTGCTGGACGGCAAGGAGGAGGAAGTTCCGGAGAAGCCGATCCTGATCACCTTCGATGACAATACCGATGATTTTGTTGAATATGTGATGCCGATCTTGACATCCTATGGGATGACGGCCGTCCAGTTCACCGTATCCGGCTGGATCGACAGAGAGAATCATATGACCTCGGATCAGATAACCGCGATCATACAGCAAGGCATCGACGTAGAGAATCATACGGTGAACCATCTTTTCCTGTCGAAGTTAAGCAGGGATGAGCAATATACGGAGATCGCTGAGGCGACGAAGCAGCTCCGCGATCTGACCGGCAAGACCTCGGATGTGTTCGCTTATCCATACGGGGACTACAACGCAGATACCATGGCAGTTCTGGAGGAGCTTGGATTCCGCGGTGCATTTATCGTCGGCGGCGGGAAGAGCACGCCGAAGACGCCGCGGATGGAACTGCCGCGTTATGTGATCCTGCGGCATCATACGCTGGCGGATCTGATCGAGATGATTAGCTGA
- a CDS encoding metal-sensitive transcriptional regulator, whose product MEREHSRVQEHTASEHCAAEYSELELEHNTAEHSAAEHSTAPVRKSHHSDKMKRNLITRLNRIEGQIRGVKGMIERDTYCDDVLNQIAAIQSALNSVGRLLLEGHMKSCIVERIQAGEHEVVDELLVTMNKLMR is encoded by the coding sequence ATGGAACGTGAACACAGCCGGGTGCAGGAGCACACTGCATCGGAGCACTGCGCAGCGGAATACAGTGAATTGGAGTTGGAGCACAACACTGCAGAACACAGCGCTGCGGAGCACAGCACGGCACCGGTGCGCAAGAGCCATCATTCGGATAAGATGAAGCGCAATCTCATCACCCGTTTGAATCGGATCGAAGGTCAGATCCGCGGGGTGAAGGGCATGATCGAGAGGGATACGTACTGCGATGATGTCTTAAACCAGATCGCGGCGATCCAATCGGCGCTGAACAGCGTGGGCCGTCTGCTGCTCGAAGGGCATATGAAGAGCTGCATCGTGGAACGCATCCAGGCAGGCGAACATGAAGTGGTCGATGAGTTGTTGGTTACGATGAACAAATTGATGAGATAA
- a CDS encoding copper ion binding protein: MAQVTLQVNGMSCQHCVNAVETALKEIGASGKVDLANNAVTVDYDESKITLEQVKEAIEEQGYDVV, encoded by the coding sequence ATGGCACAAGTGACATTGCAAGTCAACGGCATGTCCTGCCAGCACTGCGTGAATGCTGTGGAGACGGCGCTGAAGGAGATCGGCGCCAGCGGCAAGGTGGATCTGGCGAACAATGCTGTAACCGTCGATTATGATGAGAGCAAGATCACCCTGGAACAAGTGAAGGAAGCGATCGAAGAGCAGGGTTATGATGTGGTTTAA
- a CDS encoding heavy metal translocating P-type ATPase codes for MTTGETTGHKQSTLRITGMTCAACANRIERSLSKLEGIAEANVNLALEQATVSYDPAKISVERIEQTIEKLGYGTVKATAELLLEGMTCAACANRIEKGLNKLPGVREAAVNFALETAHVVYSPAEVSLADIQQKVEQLGYQARPKEDLEQEDHRQKEIRKQKRRFILSALLSLPLLWSMVGHFSFTSWIYMPELFMNPWFQLILATPVQFIIGRHFYIGAYKALRNGSANMDVLIALGTSAAYFYSLYLTLDWYMTGADLAHGPAMYYETSAVLITLVLLGKLFEALAKGKTSQAIKSLMGLQAKTALVVRGGQEMTIPVEEVLVGDIVLVRPGDKVPVDGIVLEGSSAVDESMLTGESIPVEKQPGDAVIGATINKHGMLRIQATKVGKETALAQIIKVVEEAQGSKAPIQRIADKISGIFVPIVTAIALVTFLIWYFIAVPGDLAGALEKAIAVLVIACPCALGLATPTSIMAGSGRAAEYGILFKGGEHLEMTHKVDTVILDKTGTVTKGRPELTDVLPVGDEHRFLRLIGAAEKSSEHPLAEAIVEGIRKRGIEIPDPDSFTAIPGYGVVAEVEGHEVLIGTRRLMERYGVDASEAFEAMAALEEQGKTAMLAAVDRKYAGLIAAADMIKESSKEAVSRLKAMGLEVIMITGDNERTARAIAAQAGIEQVRAEVLPEGKAEEVKKLQAAGKITAMVGDGINDAPALATADIGMAIGTGTDVAMEAADVTLMRGELTSIADAIYMSRKTMTNIKQNLFWALGYNTLGIPIAALGFLAPWVAGAAMALSSVSVVLNALRLQRVRINQ; via the coding sequence ATGACAACGGGCGAAACGACGGGTCACAAGCAGTCGACATTGAGAATCACCGGGATGACCTGCGCGGCCTGCGCCAATCGGATCGAAAGGAGTCTGAGCAAGCTGGAAGGCATCGCAGAGGCGAATGTGAATCTCGCCCTGGAGCAAGCGACGGTGAGCTATGATCCCGCGAAGATCAGCGTGGAGAGAATCGAGCAGACGATTGAGAAGCTGGGCTATGGTACGGTGAAGGCAACGGCGGAGCTGCTGCTAGAGGGGATGACCTGCGCAGCTTGTGCAAATCGCATCGAGAAAGGGCTGAACAAGCTGCCCGGCGTTCGCGAGGCGGCGGTGAACTTCGCCTTGGAGACGGCGCATGTCGTCTATTCCCCGGCAGAAGTATCGCTTGCTGATATTCAACAGAAAGTGGAGCAGCTGGGCTACCAAGCACGCCCTAAAGAAGATCTAGAGCAAGAGGATCATCGTCAGAAGGAGATTCGGAAACAGAAGCGAAGGTTCATCCTCTCGGCGCTTCTGTCCCTTCCCCTGCTGTGGAGCATGGTCGGGCATTTCTCCTTCACCTCTTGGATCTATATGCCGGAGCTGTTCATGAACCCCTGGTTCCAGCTGATCCTGGCGACACCAGTACAGTTCATCATCGGCCGGCATTTCTATATCGGCGCTTATAAGGCGCTGCGCAACGGCAGTGCGAACATGGATGTCCTGATCGCTTTGGGTACATCGGCGGCTTATTTCTACAGCCTCTATCTAACGCTCGATTGGTATATGACCGGTGCGGATCTTGCCCATGGTCCAGCGATGTACTATGAGACGAGCGCCGTCTTGATCACGCTGGTGCTGCTCGGCAAGCTCTTCGAAGCTCTGGCGAAGGGCAAGACGTCGCAGGCGATCAAGTCGCTGATGGGCCTGCAGGCGAAGACGGCTCTTGTGGTACGCGGCGGGCAGGAGATGACGATTCCCGTGGAAGAGGTCCTGGTTGGGGACATCGTGTTGGTCCGCCCCGGCGACAAGGTGCCTGTCGATGGGATCGTGCTCGAAGGCAGCTCCGCCGTTGATGAATCGATGCTGACCGGGGAGAGCATCCCAGTGGAGAAGCAGCCGGGGGACGCGGTGATCGGCGCGACGATCAACAAACACGGCATGCTGCGCATCCAAGCGACGAAAGTAGGCAAGGAGACAGCGCTGGCGCAGATCATCAAGGTTGTTGAGGAGGCGCAAGGATCGAAGGCGCCGATTCAGCGCATCGCAGATAAGATCTCCGGCATCTTCGTACCGATCGTCACGGCGATCGCGCTTGTCACCTTCTTGATCTGGTATTTCATCGCTGTTCCGGGGGATCTGGCTGGTGCGCTGGAGAAGGCCATCGCCGTGCTCGTCATCGCTTGTCCCTGCGCGCTTGGACTTGCGACGCCTACGTCGATCATGGCCGGCTCCGGACGCGCTGCTGAGTACGGCATCCTGTTCAAGGGCGGCGAGCATCTCGAGATGACGCATAAGGTTGATACCGTCATCCTTGACAAGACAGGTACGGTGACGAAGGGACGACCGGAGCTGACGGATGTGCTGCCGGTCGGCGATGAGCACCGATTCCTTCGCTTGATCGGAGCAGCGGAGAAAAGCTCCGAACATCCGCTGGCGGAAGCCATCGTTGAGGGCATCCGGAAGCGCGGCATCGAGATCCCGGATCCCGATTCGTTCACGGCGATCCCAGGCTATGGAGTGGTCGCTGAGGTTGAAGGTCATGAAGTTCTGATCGGTACACGCCGGCTGATGGAGCGGTATGGGGTGGATGCATCGGAGGCCTTCGAGGCGATGGCTGCGCTTGAGGAACAGGGCAAGACGGCGATGCTGGCAGCAGTGGACCGCAAGTATGCGGGGCTGATCGCGGCGGCGGATATGATCAAGGAGAGTTCCAAGGAGGCGGTCAGCCGCCTGAAGGCGATGGGCCTTGAGGTGATCATGATCACCGGGGATAACGAGCGCACCGCCCGGGCGATCGCAGCGCAGGCGGGCATCGAGCAGGTGCGCGCAGAAGTGCTTCCGGAGGGCAAGGCGGAGGAAGTGAAGAAGCTGCAAGCTGCAGGCAAGATCACAGCGATGGTCGGCGACGGCATCAACGATGCTCCTGCTCTGGCGACGGCGGATATCGGCATGGCGATCGGCACGGGGACGGATGTGGCGATGGAGGCCGCGGATGTCACGTTGATGCGCGGGGAACTGACGAGCATCGCCGACGCGATCTATATGAGCCGCAAGACGATGACCAACATCAAGCAGAATCTGTTCTGGGCGCTGGGCTACAACACCCTCGGCATCCCCATTGCGGCGCTGGGCTTCTTAGCACCTTGGGTAGCAGGAGCAGCGATGGCTCTCAGTTCCGTATCCGTTGTGCTGAATGCCCTTCGCTTGCAGCGCGTACGGATCAACCAATGA